The following are encoded in a window of Hemiscyllium ocellatum isolate sHemOce1 chromosome 35, sHemOce1.pat.X.cur, whole genome shotgun sequence genomic DNA:
- the sft2d3 gene encoding vesicle transport protein SFT2C: protein MTDLNRQLQEYLSQSRGNRNGNGADSEPLLPLEADSPEPSRPANGWMSRMNPFSSGQSGKPAPSQDSSPSSGGFWSTEPDPCLPALSRRQRLTGFGLCLAMGLLCFGLSALYAPFMLLRARKFALLFTLGSVFLLTGLALLRGPYNQLRLLLSRQHLPFTAAYLGSLFATLYSALALRSTALTAVAAAFQLLTLAGYLLSSIPGGPAGLRFVGGFLTSAFKRTVSKSLPV from the coding sequence ATGACTGATCTGAACCGGCAGCTGCAGGAGTACCTGTCACAGTCACGAGGCAATCGCAACGGGAATGGGGCTGACAGCGAGCCCCTCTTACCTCTGGAAGCCGACTCGCCTGAACCCAGTCGCCCCGCCAATGGCTGGATGAGCCGGATGAACCCGTTCTCTTCTGGGCAGAGTGGCAAGCCAGCGCCGAGCCAGGACTCCAGCCCATCGTCAGGTGGGTTCTGGTCAACGGAACCGGACCCGTGCCTGCCTGCCCTGTCCCGGCGCCAGCGGCTGACCGGTTTCGGCCTCTGCCTGGCCATGGGGCTGCTGTGCTTCGGCCTGTCAGCCCTCTACGCTCCCTTCATGTTGCTGAGGGCCCGGAAGTTCGCCCTGCTCTTCACCCTGGGCAGCGTCTTCCTGCTGACGGGCCTGGCCCTGCTGCGTGGGCCCTACAACCAGCTCCGCCTGCTGCTCTCCCGCCAGCACCTGCCGTTCACAGCCGCCTACCTGGGCTCCCTCTTCGCCACCTTGTACAGCGCCCTGGCACTGCGGAGCACTGCCCTGACTGCCGTCGCTGCCGCCTTTCAGCTCCTCACCCTCGCCGGCTACCTGCTCAGTTCCATCCCGGGGGGCCCAGCGGGTCTCCGTTTTGTCGGTGGCTTCTTAACCTCGGCGTTCAAGCGCACAGTCAGCAAGAGCCTCCCAGTGTGA